TGAATATAGCCATGATGAATCATCATTGAATTCCAGGGTATCCACTCAAATATAATTCACCTTTCACAGTACCTTATTTGATCTATATTTATAGGACCTAGTGTCATTCTTGTTGTGAGAGACTGGTAGAGGTGATTCTTGAATGTTTGTTTTCTGCATTGCATATGCTCTTACAACAGGGCAATATATTTGGACCTTGATTAATTACTTAATATTGCAGGGAAATTTGACCAAAAAGTTACAATGAAATGAACACAAATAAAATCATGACCATTTCTACCCGTACAATGAAGGGAATCCTAAAATGCTTACTTATGACAGATACCTGATTGCTCCTAGTCCctcttttaaatactttaatttgATTAGATACTTCTATCATAAGTAtttcttggcctcagttttcctaataGCCTAACTGTTCTCTGTACTGTGCAGGTGTGCCCACAAAACAAATTAAGTATGTTATTCATATCATTTTATTAGCCATATAATTTAGAGAAATGATTGTGTATTTTAAGATTGGTCTTGCTAACCAACTTTTACATTTTGTATAGTTTGTTGATGGGACAATTAAATAGTATACTTGGATTCAGAAATTACACTGCTCCTCAGAGATAAACTGCACTGTCAATGAATAAAAGTTAGTTATGGGAAGTTTACATTACCTGAGGGAATGATTCTTAAATGTTTTAGTTCGCATCAGAATCACTTAAGAAGTAAGACTGAAGTGCAGATTTCTGTTAGTACTGCCAGAGAATTTGATTCACGTTCTGGAGGGGAGCTCAGGAATTGACTTTGAAAAAACACCCCGAGACTCCCAGGTAAGTCTTTATGCACGTGTTTCACACActacagtttgagaaacactgaatttttaaaaaaccttttaatgCTCAGATTTTGGATGTGGTGTTGACCTGCAGCACCCCACGAAGTTATTAATTTGAACGCATGGTGGCAGTGCAGGCTAAGAGAGTGGATAAAAGCTCTGCATTCAGTGGACTCCATTTCACGGAGAAacccaagaaaaaaatacagaacacaCAGCTAAAGCTAAGATAGAAGTGTTCCGGGAGCAGTCGCCATCAGACAAATTATAAGAAcgaatttgaaattttatagcaGACATTTTGGAGGGTCAACGGTGGACGTGGTGATTGGGATTGGAAACCTCTGGAACCAGACATAACAATGGAGATGGTGCAAACAAAAGTACATCATAAGAAAAGGCAAGTGGTGATCTTCATTATATTGATTCTTTTGTGGGAGGCAGGTTCAGAATCAATTCAGTATTCTATACTGGAGGAGACAGAAAGTGGCACATTTGTGGCCAACCTGACAAAGGACCTGGGACTCAGGATGGGAGAGCTGGCTGCCCGGGCCGCCCAAGTTGTTTTTAAGGGGAATAGGCAGTATTTGCGGTTTGATCCAGAGACCTATGATTTGTTGCTAAATGAGAAACTGGACCGGGAGGAGCTTTGCGGCTCTACTGAGCCCTGTGTGCTACCCTTCCAAGTGTTACTGGAAAATCCCTTGCAGTTTTTTCAGGCTGTCTTGCTAATTAGAGATATAAATGACCACGCCCCAGAGTTCCCCGCTAGAGAAATGCTActaaaaatatcagaaattaCTATGCCAGGAAAGGTATTTCCTTTGAAAATGGCACAGGATTTAGACGCTGGTAGCAACAGCCTTCAGAGCTACAAAATCAGCTCCAATCCTCACTTCCACGTTCTCACTCGGAACCGCAAGGACGGCAGGAAGTCCCCAGAGCTGGTACTGGACAAGGCGTTGGACCGTGAGGAGCAGCCCGAGCTCAGGCTAATCCTCACAGCGCTGGATGGCGGCTCTCCGCCCCGGTCTGGGACCACAAAAATTCAGATCGTGGTCTTGGACATAAATGACAACACCCCCGAGTTTGCTCAGGAGTTCTATGAGGCCCAAGTCCCTGAAAATAGCTCCCTGGGCTCTCTGGTTCTCACCGTCTCAGCGAGAGATTCAGACGCAGGATCCTTTGGGGAGGTATCTTATGCCCTATTTCAAGTCGATGATGTTAACCAACCCTTCGAAATAAACGCAAATACGGGAGAAATTCGACTGAGAAAGACATTGGATTTTGAGGAATTTCAATCATATCAGGTGGATGTTGAGGCCACAGATGGTGGGGGACTATCAGGAAAATGCTGTTTAGTCATCAAGGTCCTGGACGTGAATGACAATGCTCCCGAACTGACTATGTCGTCACTTACCAGCCCCATCCCTGAAAACCTGCCAGAGATCATAGTGGCAGTTTTCAGTGTATCAGATGCAGATTCTGGACATAACCAACAGGTTACTTGTTCTATAGACGACAATCTCCCCTTTCTTCTAAGACCATCCGTTGAAAATTTCTACACCTTGGTAACAGAAGGAGCGCTGGACAGAGAGAGCAGAGCCGAGTAcaacatcaccatcaccgtcacaGATATGGGAACCCCCAGGCTGAAAACTGAGCACAATATAACCGTGCTGGTGTCCGACGTCAACGACAACGCCCCCGCCTTCACCCAGACCTCCTACACCCTGTCCGTCCGCGAGAACAACAGCCCCGCCCTGCACATCGGCAGCGTCCGCGCCACAGACAGAGACGCGGGCGCCAACGCCCAGGTCACCTACTCGCTGCTGCCGCCCCTCGACCCGCACGTGCCCCTGGCCTCCCTGGTGTCCATCAACCCGGACAACGGCCACCTGTTCGCCCTGAGGTCCCTGGACTACGAGGCCCTGCGGGCGTTCGAGTTCCGCGTGGGCGCCGCCGACCGCGGCTCCCCCGCGCTCAGCAGCCAGGCGCTGGTGCGCGTGCTCGTGGCGGACGACAACGACAACGCGCCCTTCGTGCTGTACCCGCTGCAGAACGCCTCGGCGCCCTGCACCGAGCTGGTGCCCAGGGCGGCCGAGGCGGGCTACCTGGTGACCAAGGTGGTGGCGGTGGACGGCGACTCGGGCCAGAACGCCTGGCTGTCGTACCAGCTGCTCAAGGCCACGGAGCCCGGGCTGTTCGGCGTGTGGGCGCACAACGGCGAGGTGCGCACGGCCCGGCTGCTGGGCGAGCGCGACGCGGCCAAGCACAGGCTGATGGTGCTGGTCAAGGACAACGGCGAGCCGCCGCTGTCGGCCAGCGTCACGCTGCACGTGCTGCTGGTGGACGGCTTCTCGCAGCCCTACCTGCCGGCCCCGGAAGCGGAAGCGGCGGATGCGGCCCCGGCCGCCGCGCTCACCGTCTACCTGGTGGTCGCCTTGGCGTCGGTGTCTTCGCTCTTCCTCTTC
The Physeter macrocephalus isolate SW-GA chromosome 8, ASM283717v5, whole genome shotgun sequence genome window above contains:
- the PCDHB6 gene encoding protocadherin beta-6, translating into MEMVQTKVHHKKRQVVIFIILILLWEAGSESIQYSILEETESGTFVANLTKDLGLRMGELAARAAQVVFKGNRQYLRFDPETYDLLLNEKLDREELCGSTEPCVLPFQVLLENPLQFFQAVLLIRDINDHAPEFPAREMLLKISEITMPGKVFPLKMAQDLDAGSNSLQSYKISSNPHFHVLTRNRKDGRKSPELVLDKALDREEQPELRLILTALDGGSPPRSGTTKIQIVVLDINDNTPEFAQEFYEAQVPENSSLGSLVLTVSARDSDAGSFGEVSYALFQVDDVNQPFEINANTGEIRLRKTLDFEEFQSYQVDVEATDGGGLSGKCCLVIKVLDVNDNAPELTMSSLTSPIPENLPEIIVAVFSVSDADSGHNQQVTCSIDDNLPFLLRPSVENFYTLVTEGALDRESRAEYNITITVTDMGTPRLKTEHNITVLVSDVNDNAPAFTQTSYTLSVRENNSPALHIGSVRATDRDAGANAQVTYSLLPPLDPHVPLASLVSINPDNGHLFALRSLDYEALRAFEFRVGAADRGSPALSSQALVRVLVADDNDNAPFVLYPLQNASAPCTELVPRAAEAGYLVTKVVAVDGDSGQNAWLSYQLLKATEPGLFGVWAHNGEVRTARLLGERDAAKHRLMVLVKDNGEPPLSASVTLHVLLVDGFSQPYLPAPEAEAADAAPAAALTVYLVVALASVSSLFLFSVLVFVAVRLCRRGGAASVGRCSVPEGPFPGHLLDVSGTGTLSQSYQYEVCLTGGSGTSEFKFLKPIHPNFPPQGTGREMEENPTVRSSFLFS